In Megalopta genalis isolate 19385.01 chromosome 7, iyMegGena1_principal, whole genome shotgun sequence, a single window of DNA contains:
- the LOC117229164 gene encoding formylglycine-generating enzyme — MPSTRLLVCAGMLFALHRIAGCFENDRSGEQHCGQGTNRESKQSKDTQDYCTVGDDLKHFYSGESSDRLRNMVKIDAATFAIGTNEPVFVGDGESPKRKVHLDTFYIDELEVSNAEFAAFVDATGYLTEAESFGDSFVFGGLLTEEVRTNSPAAVARAPWWLQIKNATWKHPEGPDSDLTRRMDHPVVHVSWNDATAYCKWLGKRLPTEVEWEVACRGGLSDRLYPWGNKFIPNGKHRANTWQGDFPNDNTMEDGYLGTAPVTEFPPNKYGLRNVIGNVWEWTSDWWTIDAAKRGGSTNPTGPPDGTDKVKKGGSYLCHESYCFRYRCAARSQNTPDSSAGNLGFRCALSA, encoded by the exons ATGCCGTCAACAAGGTTGCTGGTTTGCGCAGGCATGCTCTTTGCATTGCACCGAATAGCGGGATGCTTCGAAAATGATCGTTCAGGCGAGCAACACTGCGGTCAAGGGACGAACAGAGAATCGAAACAGTCGAAAGATACGCAAGATTATTGCACAGTGGGGGACGATTTAAAACACTTCTATTCCGGAGAAAGTTCCGATCGTTTGAGAAACATGGTCAAAATAGATGCAGCCACTTTTGCGATTGGAACGAACGAACCGGTCTTTGTCGGTGATGGCGAATCACCGAAACGAAAAGTGCATCTTGATACCTTTTACATAGACGAGCTGGAAGTAAGCAACGCGGAGTTCGCAGCATTCGTCGATGCGACCGGCTACTTGACCGAGGCCGAATCATTTGGCGATTCGTTCGTATTCGGAGGTCTGTTGACAGAAGAAGTAAGAACGAATTCACCGGCTGCAGTCGCTCGAGCTCCATGGTGGTTACAAATTAAAAACGCCACTTGGAAGCATCCGGAGGGTCCTGATTCGGATTTAACGCGCAG GATGGATCATCCCGTTGTACACGTATCGTGGAACGATGCTACCGCGTATTGTAAATGGCTAGGAAAAAGATTACCTACCGAAGTGGAATGGGAAGTGGCCTGTCGTGGCGGGCTTTCCGATAGATTATATCCGTGGGGCAATAAGTTCATTCCGAATGGTAAACACAG AGCAAACACCTGGCAGGGTGACTTTCCAAATGATAATACGATGGAAGATGGATACCTGGGTACTGCGCCAGTTACAGAATTCCCGCCGAACAAATATGGGTTGCGCAACGTGATAGGAAACGTATGGGAGTGGACGTCTGATTGGTGGACGATCGATGCCGCGAAAAGGGGCGGGTCTACGAATCCT ACCGGACCGCCTGATGGAACAGACAAAGTGAAAAAAGGTGGATCCTATCTTTGTCACGAGAGCTATTGTTTTAGATACAGGTGTGCCGCCAGAAGTCAAAATACCCCTGACTCTTCGGCTGGAAATCTTGGCTTTAGATGTGCCCTGTCAGCCTGA
- the pasi2 gene encoding protein pasi2, with the protein MGILTNAYVLGIQRGALFAGIFSLVLATFTVCTAIFDLYCLSQAAPGSTHYGYYMISYEFVYVGNQHVRNALIVFALFSMLGGIVVFVTSLILITALRKEYEKKMVPWLYSFAAFSIFRLFAFVFFSTVNDMIFAYNIMMCLLWSIFTCISIYGWLIVYSLYIELSDLTRLEDLAHLRIGTMQSLNASTTQSIAGSRPTTPHSAVLTMPAT; encoded by the exons ATGGGCATATTAACAAATGCTTATGTTCTTGGCATCCAAAGAGGTGCTTTGTTTGCTGGAATATTTTCATTG GTTTTAGCCACTTTCACTGTCTGCACAGCGATATTTGACCTTTATTGTCTATCTCAAGCTGCTCCAGGTTCAACGCATTATGGATACTACATGatatcgtatgaatttgtatATGTAGGCAATCAACATG TTCGCAATGCTCTCATAGTGTTTGCTCTGTTCTCCATGCTTGGTGGGATAGTAGTTTTTGTAACATCCTTAATATTAATAACTGCTTTACGAAAGGAATATGAGAAGAAAATGGTGCCTTGGTTGTACAGTTTTGCTGCGTTCAGTATTTTTAGACTGTTTGCTTTTGTATTCTTCAGTACAGTAAATGACATGATATTTGCTTACAACATCATGATGTGCCTTCTGTGGTCTATATTCACTTGTATCTCCATCTATGGATGGTTAATCGTGTACTCTTTGTACATCGAGTTGAGCGATCTCACAAGATTGGAAGATCTTGCACATTTGAGA ATCGGTACCATGCAATCACTGAACGCATCTACCACACAGTCCATTGCTGGTTCTCGACCAACAACACCTCACAGCGCGGTATTAACAATGCCCGCAACTTAA
- the LOC117229275 gene encoding uncharacterized protein LOC117229275 isoform X1, whose product MQLRKPLFFIVLLGCVLGCRCDGLSVKPIEKNDTAADIARGEKQLGDHIRAILKHYQQEDPVGLPGAPIPDPMSVPDMKHSFSMYTMDFKQINVYGLSKFRIVNVQSELALMQVSVSLNIRTLDIRGLYTLSSWLSRSAGDFTVELTGVNVQGVARLEVGNDGKLQAQNIDMDLTFGKIDMDFKNLGFLGSVFQGVINSVGTFIFDSIKPFILKEVNTNIRGEVNKQISQLPQYFPNSISPFDMAVAEARRQVSELGYDPYQVKNYSQTNGIFAMTSTHTWITGLASFYRMGNITLSMENRTVYATIDVGTQEIEGKTHWEVGLVGGFLMRAGTVCFTVQYFRVQMKLSQPLDTRKRPSLEELNLELGNIQTRVHGAGTIDYIMEGSINVLPNLLRYQIMDAIEEPLKKRLQTELNKVDVEKLIHDKIPDIEQQARYIQGLVPSEETLLEEPLLSEDQDEQPFSDSEENRGPS is encoded by the exons ATGCAACTCCGTAAGCCGTTGTTCTTCATCGTCCTCCTGGGCTGCGTTCTCGGCTGCCGGTGCGACGGCCTCTCGGTGAAACCGATCG AGAAAAATGACACGGCAGCAGATATCGCACGCGGTGAGAAGCAGCTCGGGGATCATATTCGCGCGATCTTGAAGCACTATCAGCAAGAGGATCCGGTGGGACTACCTGGAGCACCGATACCGGACCCAATGTCAGTGCCGGATATGAAACATTCCTTCTCCATGTACACCATGGACTTCAAGCAGATCAACGTTTACGGTCTTTCGAAATTTCGGATCGTGAATGTGCAGTCGGAGCTGGCCTTGATGCAA GTTTCCGTTTCGTTGAACATCCGGACACTGGATATCCGCGGATTGTACACGTTGTCGTCGTGGCTATCGCGATCGGCTGGTGATTTCACCGTTGAATTGACAGGGGTGAATGTCCAAGGTGTCGCTAGGCTGGAGGTCGGCAACGATGGCAAGCTGCAAGCGCAGAACATCGACATGGACTTGACCTTCGGGAAGATCGACATGGACTTCAAGAATCTGGGCTTCCTGGGTTCTGTCTTCCAAGGAGTCATCAATTCCGTGGGAACGTTCATATTCGACAGTATCAAGCCCTTCATATTGAAGGAAGTCAACACTAACATACG AGGCGAAGTCAACAAGCAAATATCACAGCTGCCACAGTACTTCCCGAACTCTATATCACCGTTCGATATGGCCGTCGCCGAGGCTCGccggcaagtatctgaattagGGTACGACCCGTATCAGGTAAAAAATTACAGCCAAACGAACGGGATATTCGCCATGACGTCGACGCATACCTGGATCACTGGCCTGGCGAGTTTCTACAGGATGGGTAACATCACGTTGAGCATGGAAAACAGAACA GTGTATGCAACGATCGACGTTGGGACTCAGGAGATCGAAGGAAAAACCCATTGGGAAGTGGGCCTGGTCGGTGGATTCCTCATGAGGGCAGGTACAGTGTGCTTCACCGTGCAGTACTTTAGGGTCCAAATGAAACTAAGCCAGCCTTTGGACACCCGGAAGAGGCCCAGCCTCGAGGAACTTAATCTCGAGTTGGGCAACATCCAAACCAGGGTCCACGGAGCTGGAACTATCGATTACATAATGGAAGGCAGTATTAACGTACTGCCAAATCTCTTAAG GTATCAGATAATGGATGCCATAGAGGAACCCCTTAAGAAACGCTTGCAGACCGAGCTAAATAAGGTGGACGTCGAGAAACTAATTCACGACAAGATACCGGACATCGAACAACAGGCCAGATACATTCAAGGCTTAGTCCCTTCCGAAGAGACCCTTCTGGAAGAGCCATTGTTGTCCGAAGATCAAGACGAGCAACCGTTCTCGGATAGCGAAGAGAATCGGGGACCGTCATAA
- the LOC117229275 gene encoding uncharacterized protein LOC117229275 isoform X2, with translation MSVPDMKHSFSMYTMDFKQINVYGLSKFRIVNVQSELALMQVSVSLNIRTLDIRGLYTLSSWLSRSAGDFTVELTGVNVQGVARLEVGNDGKLQAQNIDMDLTFGKIDMDFKNLGFLGSVFQGVINSVGTFIFDSIKPFILKEVNTNIRGEVNKQISQLPQYFPNSISPFDMAVAEARRQVSELGYDPYQVKNYSQTNGIFAMTSTHTWITGLASFYRMGNITLSMENRTVYATIDVGTQEIEGKTHWEVGLVGGFLMRAGTVCFTVQYFRVQMKLSQPLDTRKRPSLEELNLELGNIQTRVHGAGTIDYIMEGSINVLPNLLRYQIMDAIEEPLKKRLQTELNKVDVEKLIHDKIPDIEQQARYIQGLVPSEETLLEEPLLSEDQDEQPFSDSEENRGPS, from the exons ATGTCAGTGCCGGATATGAAACATTCCTTCTCCATGTACACCATGGACTTCAAGCAGATCAACGTTTACGGTCTTTCGAAATTTCGGATCGTGAATGTGCAGTCGGAGCTGGCCTTGATGCAA GTTTCCGTTTCGTTGAACATCCGGACACTGGATATCCGCGGATTGTACACGTTGTCGTCGTGGCTATCGCGATCGGCTGGTGATTTCACCGTTGAATTGACAGGGGTGAATGTCCAAGGTGTCGCTAGGCTGGAGGTCGGCAACGATGGCAAGCTGCAAGCGCAGAACATCGACATGGACTTGACCTTCGGGAAGATCGACATGGACTTCAAGAATCTGGGCTTCCTGGGTTCTGTCTTCCAAGGAGTCATCAATTCCGTGGGAACGTTCATATTCGACAGTATCAAGCCCTTCATATTGAAGGAAGTCAACACTAACATACG AGGCGAAGTCAACAAGCAAATATCACAGCTGCCACAGTACTTCCCGAACTCTATATCACCGTTCGATATGGCCGTCGCCGAGGCTCGccggcaagtatctgaattagGGTACGACCCGTATCAGGTAAAAAATTACAGCCAAACGAACGGGATATTCGCCATGACGTCGACGCATACCTGGATCACTGGCCTGGCGAGTTTCTACAGGATGGGTAACATCACGTTGAGCATGGAAAACAGAACA GTGTATGCAACGATCGACGTTGGGACTCAGGAGATCGAAGGAAAAACCCATTGGGAAGTGGGCCTGGTCGGTGGATTCCTCATGAGGGCAGGTACAGTGTGCTTCACCGTGCAGTACTTTAGGGTCCAAATGAAACTAAGCCAGCCTTTGGACACCCGGAAGAGGCCCAGCCTCGAGGAACTTAATCTCGAGTTGGGCAACATCCAAACCAGGGTCCACGGAGCTGGAACTATCGATTACATAATGGAAGGCAGTATTAACGTACTGCCAAATCTCTTAAG GTATCAGATAATGGATGCCATAGAGGAACCCCTTAAGAAACGCTTGCAGACCGAGCTAAATAAGGTGGACGTCGAGAAACTAATTCACGACAAGATACCGGACATCGAACAACAGGCCAGATACATTCAAGGCTTAGTCCCTTCCGAAGAGACCCTTCTGGAAGAGCCATTGTTGTCCGAAGATCAAGACGAGCAACCGTTCTCGGATAGCGAAGAGAATCGGGGACCGTCATAA
- the LOC117229276 gene encoding protein lethal(2)essential for life gives MALVSRNLFRNWWEDMDRYHRDLEEHFKRLRSRDNFFDAPPLPSFNEYFRPWRDMMRDLEHQVGGATQTVERGQDKFQVIVDVQQFAPEEIVVKTDDKCITIEGKHEEKKDEHGYISRQFVRRYMLPQGYDIGHVKPSLSSDGVLTITAPRLALPAPGERIVPITRSSAPAIRA, from the exons ATGGCGTTAGTATCGAGGAACCTTTTCCGCAATTGGTGGGAAGACATGGATCGTTATCACCGTGATCTCGAAGAGCATTTCAAACGCCTGAGAAGCAGAGACAATTTCTTTGATGCACCACCACTTCCGTCCTTCAACGAATATTTCCGACCATGGAGGGACATGATGCGCGACCTCGAGCATCAG GTTGGCGGAGCGACGCAGACGGTTGAGAGAGGCCAGGATAAATTCCAGGTAATCGTCGACGTGCAACAATTTGCCCCTGAAGAGATCGTCGTCAAGACCGACGACAAATGCATCACCATCGAAGGCAAGCACGAAGAGAAGAAAGACGAGCACGGCTACATATCGAGGCAGTTTGTACGTCGATACATGCTGCCGCAAGGATACGACATCGGCCACGTGAAGCCAAGCTTATCATCCGATGGTGTCCTCACGATTACAGCACCTAGACTCGCTTTACCCGCACCCGGCGAAAGAATCGTGCCCATCACGCGCAGCAGCGCACCAGCCATCCGAGCATAA
- the D2hgdh gene encoding D-2-hydroxyglutaric acid dehydrogenase: MSSRCLFRTLRNASSFRSFSTSVKPAFTSDRYQVQRGPYAKIQSTHVSFFNDLLGQNRVISDPEECESYNIDYSKIVRGKSSLVLKPKTTEEVSAILKYCNKNRLAVCPQSGNTGLVGGSVPVFDEIVVSMKLMNKIIETNELAGVLTCEAGCVLENLDNHLSDVGLMMPIDLGAKGSCLIGGCVSTNAGGLRLLRYGNLHGNVLGLEAVKANGDVVDCLNTLKKNNTGYHLKHMFIGSEGTLGIVTKVAIQCPPLPRSVNVAFLGLNSFDKVLKAFQLAKRELGEILSSYEMMDKLSLDVSMDAFDLKSPLISVPGGHEFYILLETSGSNVTHDEAKLASFVEKALADDVIEDGTLTSDPAKVKNIWSLRERISEGVLREGYVFKYDVSIPLPSFYKVIEMLRDRVRDPRVIRISGYGHLGDGNIHVQVSIPNYEADIAAQLQPFIFEYVSSLRGSVSAEHGIGFSKTKYLHMSRTSSEIELMHELKNMMDPNGILNPYKVLYPIKPAS, from the exons ATGAGTTCGCGTTGCTTGTTCCGCACTCTTCGCAACGCCTCGAGTTTTCGCTCGTTCTCCACGAGTGTGAAACCGGCGTTCACCTCCGACAGATACCAAGTGCAGCGTGGTCCTTACGCGAAGATCCAGAGCACCCACGTGTCCTTCTTCAACGATCTACTCGGTCAGAACAGGGTGATCTCGGACCCTGAGGAATGCGAGAGCTACAACATCGATTACTCGAAGATCGTTCGAG GGAAGAGCAGTCTGGTCTTAAAACCGAAGACCACGGAGGAAGTGTCCGCCATATTGAAATACTGCAACAAGAATCGGTTGGCCGTGTGTCCTCAAAGCGGTAACACCGGTCTCGTTGGCGGCAGTGTCCCGGTATTCGACGAGATCGTTGTTTCGATGAAGCTGATGAATAAGAtcatcgaaacgaacgagctggCAG GGGTGTTGACCTGCGAGGCCGGCTGCGTGTTAGAGAATCTGGACAATCATTTATCGGACGTAGGCTTGATGATGCCGATCGATCTCGGCGCTAAAGGTAGTTGCTTGATCGGCGGTTGCGTGTCGACGAATGCTGGCGGTCTGAGGCTTCTTCGTTACGGCAATCTGCACGGGAACGTGCTGGGTCTCGAGGCT GTGAAGGCGAACGGCGACGTGGTCGACTGTCTGAACACgctcaagaagaacaacaccgGCTACCATTTGAAACATATGTTCATAGGGTCCGAGGGAACCCTGGGAATCGTGACGAAAGTCGCCATTCAGTGTCCACCGCTTCCCAGATCCGTGAACGTCGCGTTTTTAG GACTTAACAGTTTCGACAAGGTCCTCAAGGCGTTTCAGCTGGCGAAGAGGGAGCTGGGGGAGATTCTATCCTCCTACGAGATGATGGACAAGTTGTCGCTGGACGTGTCGATGGACGCGTTCGATCTGAAGAGTCCGCTGATCTCGGTGCCCGGAGGACACGAGTTTTACATCCTGCTGGAGACTTCCGGTAGCAACGTGACCCACGACGAAGCGAAGCTCGCGTCCTTCGTGGAGAAGGCGCTCGCGGACGACGTGATCGAGGATGGTACTCTAACGTCGGACCCTGCTAAAGTAAAA AATATATGGTCGCTTAGGGAGCGAATCAGCGAAGGAGTCCTGCGGGAAGGATACGTATTCAAGTATGATGTCTCGATACCTCTGCCGTCTTTCTACAAAGTGATCGAGATGCTCAGGGACCGCGTGCGCGATCCCCGCGTCATAAGGATTAGCGGTTACGGTCATTTAG GCGATGGAAACATCCACGTGCAAGTTTCGATACCAAACTATGAGGCCGATATCGCGGCGCAGTTGCAGCCCTTCATCTTCGAATATGTGTCCAGTCTTCGTGGCAGTGTTAGCGCTGAACATGGCATTGGTTTCTCCAAAACCAAGTATCTCCATATGAGCAGAACATCGTCGGAGATCGAACTGATGCACGAGTTGAAGAATATGATGGATCCGAACGGCATCCTCAATCCGTATAAAGTTCTATATCCGATCAAGCCGGCATCGTAA